Proteins encoded in a region of the Devosia sp. RR2S18 genome:
- a CDS encoding SMP-30/gluconolactonase/LRE family protein, whose translation MTEKASLLIDSRCSLGEGPFWHPGRQQLFWFDINNKAMFAATPEGEVAQRWELPEIVAAGSIIDHDNLAVVTETGLKRFHLEHGMGETIMPIEADKTATRCNDSRVHPSGAFWIGTMDRGNEEGAIGALYHYRSGKLTPLKTDIRIPNATCFAPDGRTTYWTDTPTKQILKVATDPETGLPVGEWELFADVSDEPGYPDGAVVDSEGYLWNAKWGGACVVRHAPDGSIERTIEVPVSQVSCPAFGGPDLKTMFLTTANKTMSAEQLAKEPTAGGIFSIKLDVAGLAEPDLAL comes from the coding sequence ATGACCGAAAAAGCATCCCTTCTCATCGACAGCCGCTGCTCACTTGGCGAGGGCCCGTTCTGGCACCCAGGGCGACAGCAGCTGTTCTGGTTTGACATCAACAACAAGGCGATGTTTGCCGCCACGCCCGAAGGTGAAGTTGCACAGCGGTGGGAGCTACCCGAGATCGTCGCGGCAGGTTCGATCATCGACCATGACAATCTGGCGGTGGTGACGGAAACCGGGCTCAAGCGCTTTCACCTCGAGCACGGCATGGGCGAGACCATCATGCCGATCGAGGCGGACAAGACAGCAACACGCTGCAACGACAGCCGCGTGCACCCCTCCGGCGCGTTTTGGATCGGCACCATGGACCGCGGCAATGAGGAAGGTGCCATCGGTGCGCTCTATCACTACCGATCGGGCAAGCTGACGCCGCTCAAGACCGATATCCGCATCCCCAATGCAACCTGCTTTGCGCCCGATGGCCGCACCACCTATTGGACGGATACACCCACCAAACAAATCCTCAAGGTGGCTACCGATCCTGAGACGGGTCTGCCCGTCGGCGAGTGGGAGCTCTTTGCCGACGTTTCGGATGAACCTGGCTATCCCGACGGCGCCGTCGTCGACAGCGAAGGCTATTTGTGGAACGCCAAATGGGGCGGCGCCTGCGTCGTTCGTCACGCACCGGACGGAAGCATCGAGCGGACCATCGAAGTGCCTGTAAGCCAAGTCAGTTGCCCCGCGTTTGGCGGACCAGACCTCAAGACGATGTTCCTGACCACCGCCAACAAGACCATGAGCGCCGAGCAACTCGCCAAGGAGCCGACGGCAGGGGGCATCTTCTCCATCAAGCTTGATGTCGCCGGCCTCGCCGAACCCGACCTCGCACTCTAG
- a CDS encoding IlvD/Edd family dehydratase, translated as MTAGNGNGAPKQLRSRAWFDNPDNPDMTALYLERYMNFGVSREELQSGKPIIGIAQTGSDLSPCNRHHMVLAERVREGIREAGGIAIEFPVHPIQETGKRPTAGLDRNLAYLGLVEVLYGYPLDGVVLTIGCDKTTPAMLMGAATVNIPAIALSVGPMLNGWHKGERTGSGTIVWKARQMMAAGEIDYPQFIELVASSAPSTGYCNTMGTATTMNSLAEALGMQLPGSAAIPAPYRDRQEIAYRTGKRIVDMVHEDLKPSDILTKDNFVNAIVVNSAIGGSTNAPIHINAIAKHIGVELNIDDWQEHGHKVPLLVNLQPAGEYLGEDYYHAGGVPAVVNELMKQGLIREGAPTVNGKSIGENCRSTPIQDDKVIRPFDQPLKGEAGFLVLRGNLFDNAIMKTSVISPEFKERYLSDPVHPGMFEGKAVVFDGPEDYHHRIDDPSLEIDEHTLLFMRGAGPIGYPGAAEVVNMRPPDYLIKKGIHSLACIGDGRQSGTSGSPSILNASPEAAAGGNLAILQTGDRVRIDLNKGEADILISDEEIASRRQQLAETGGYKYPAHQTPWQEIQRNIVGQLGEGAILRGADKYQRIAQTNGVPRDNH; from the coding sequence ATGACGGCAGGTAATGGCAACGGCGCGCCCAAGCAGCTGCGCTCGCGAGCCTGGTTCGACAATCCAGACAATCCCGACATGACCGCGCTTTATCTCGAGCGCTACATGAATTTCGGTGTCTCTCGCGAGGAATTGCAGTCCGGCAAGCCGATCATCGGCATCGCCCAGACAGGCTCGGATCTCAGCCCTTGTAACCGGCACCACATGGTCCTCGCCGAGCGTGTTCGCGAAGGCATTCGCGAGGCCGGCGGCATTGCAATCGAGTTTCCGGTTCATCCGATCCAGGAAACCGGCAAGCGGCCAACTGCCGGGCTCGACCGCAATCTCGCCTATCTTGGCCTCGTTGAAGTGCTTTACGGCTATCCGCTGGATGGTGTGGTGCTCACCATTGGCTGCGACAAGACCACGCCGGCAATGCTGATGGGTGCGGCGACGGTCAACATCCCGGCCATTGCCCTGTCTGTTGGGCCCATGCTCAATGGCTGGCACAAGGGCGAACGCACCGGTTCGGGCACCATCGTGTGGAAAGCTCGCCAGATGATGGCCGCTGGCGAAATCGACTACCCGCAGTTCATCGAACTTGTGGCGTCTTCGGCACCTTCGACCGGCTACTGCAACACCATGGGGACGGCGACCACGATGAACTCGCTGGCCGAGGCGCTCGGCATGCAGCTTCCGGGCTCGGCGGCGATCCCTGCGCCTTACCGCGACCGGCAGGAAATCGCGTACCGCACCGGCAAGCGCATCGTCGACATGGTGCATGAGGACCTCAAGCCCTCCGACATTCTGACCAAGGACAATTTCGTCAACGCCATCGTCGTGAACTCCGCTATTGGCGGCTCGACCAACGCGCCCATCCATATCAACGCGATTGCCAAGCACATCGGCGTCGAGCTCAACATCGATGACTGGCAGGAGCACGGCCACAAGGTGCCGCTGCTGGTCAACCTGCAGCCGGCTGGTGAGTATCTAGGCGAGGACTACTATCACGCCGGCGGCGTTCCGGCCGTCGTAAACGAGCTGATGAAGCAGGGACTGATCCGCGAGGGCGCGCCCACGGTCAACGGCAAGTCCATTGGTGAGAATTGCCGCAGCACGCCCATTCAGGACGACAAGGTCATCCGTCCCTTCGATCAGCCGCTCAAGGGCGAAGCGGGCTTCCTGGTGCTCCGTGGCAATCTGTTCGACAATGCCATCATGAAGACCAGCGTGATCTCGCCCGAATTTAAGGAGCGCTACCTTTCGGACCCGGTGCATCCCGGCATGTTCGAAGGCAAGGCCGTGGTGTTCGACGGGCCTGAGGATTACCACCACCGGATCGATGATCCGTCGCTCGAGATCGACGAGCACACGCTCCTGTTCATGCGCGGCGCGGGGCCCATCGGCTACCCTGGTGCGGCTGAAGTGGTGAACATGCGGCCACCCGATTACCTCATCAAGAAGGGCATCCATTCCCTAGCTTGCATCGGTGATGGTCGTCAGTCGGGTACTTCTGGCTCTCCCTCGATCCTCAACGCTTCGCCAGAAGCGGCAGCTGGCGGCAACCTCGCCATTCTCCAGACTGGCGATCGGGTTCGCATCGATCTCAACAAGGGTGAAGCCGACATCCTGATTTCGGACGAGGAAATCGCGTCCCGCCGTCAGCAACTGGCCGAAACGGGCGGCTACAAATACCCAGCCCATCAGACACCCTGGCAGGAAATCCAGCGCAACATCGTTGGCCAGCTGGGCGAGGGGGCGATTCTCCGAGGCGCTGACAAATATCAGCGGATTGCCCAGACCAACGGCGTCCCTCGCGACAATCACTAG
- the moaC gene encoding cyclic pyranopterin monophosphate synthase MoaC, with protein sequence MSNQALTHLNARGEAHIVDIGDKAVTRRRATAQARLTGQPSTISTIMGGGLKKGDALAVARVAGIMGAKKTSELIPLCHPIPLTKVNVEIEAESAEAIRITATAETTGQTGVEMEALVAASTAALTLYDMAKAIDRAMVVSDICLLEKSGGKSGDYMRAP encoded by the coding sequence ATGAGCAACCAAGCCCTCACCCATCTCAATGCCCGGGGCGAGGCGCACATCGTCGATATTGGTGACAAGGCGGTTACGCGTCGCCGAGCCACGGCGCAGGCGCGGTTGACCGGTCAACCCTCGACAATCAGCACCATTATGGGCGGTGGCCTCAAGAAAGGCGACGCACTCGCAGTGGCGCGCGTGGCCGGCATCATGGGTGCCAAGAAGACTTCCGAGCTCATTCCGCTCTGTCATCCCATTCCGCTCACCAAGGTCAACGTCGAAATCGAAGCCGAGAGCGCCGAGGCCATCCGCATCACCGCGACGGCTGAAACAACTGGACAGACCGGCGTCGAGATGGAAGCACTGGTTGCTGCCTCTACCGCGGCCCTCACGCTATACGACATGGCCAAGGCAATCGACCGCGCCATGGTCGTCAGCGATATCTGCCTGCTCGAGAAGTCGGGTGGCAAATCCGGCGACTACATGCGGGCGCCATGA
- a CDS encoding ComEC/Rec2 family competence protein has protein sequence MLVRPVYGLYEARVDEVLSATEQARRVVVSGLAPAPGERMLEIRRARLVVPSSPAVAPGDHIRASLRLAPVAGPVLPGTHDGQFHACFDGVGAYGTVTSNFELVSSGGASDPTRMTDATRMAIGSRIDAILDDASAAIGRAMVVGDQSVIADDTRDVMAASGLAHIYSISGLHLSIVAGGIYWLLRLLMAAAPSLPTALPTKKLAALGGLVAAFGYLLLAGGVGNVPAFRSTLMLALVFGAVLAGRRALTMRNVAFAALVIIAIDPASVFRASFQLSFAAVVALIGAYEMPRRSPEREAGWVNRLWSLVWTAAMTSFIAGTATLVFSAYHFQQTAPLGVVGNVLVLPLVSLVIMPFAVLSVLMMPLGLEAPFVSIMGWGIDRMFDCAVLVAGWSNGLTGNPLLTSSALLLSLGALAWFAYFQNWWRLIGPALAVPLILLFALDSRPDILIADSTQAVAVRADTGLGLATGRTGSFAVDAWSEHFQEEIAASADATTCDSLGCIVRTPRFTVAVVKNVAALPDDCGAHDLLIARIPVPATCTGGQVIDADDLARGGVHWLRWQDGAGQFEIRPAISNLNRPWRVAQP, from the coding sequence ATGCTCGTGCGGCCGGTCTACGGCCTCTATGAAGCGCGCGTAGATGAAGTGCTCTCCGCGACAGAGCAAGCGCGCCGAGTAGTAGTCTCTGGCCTGGCCCCCGCACCCGGGGAACGCATGCTGGAGATCCGACGCGCCCGCCTAGTGGTCCCTTCGAGCCCTGCAGTCGCCCCGGGCGACCACATTCGTGCATCCTTGCGCCTGGCCCCGGTGGCCGGTCCTGTGCTGCCCGGAACCCATGATGGGCAGTTTCACGCCTGTTTTGATGGTGTCGGCGCTTACGGAACGGTGACGAGCAACTTTGAACTGGTGAGCAGTGGCGGTGCCTCTGACCCCACTCGCATGACCGACGCCACCCGCATGGCGATCGGAAGTCGCATTGACGCCATTCTGGATGATGCATCTGCCGCGATCGGCCGGGCCATGGTCGTTGGCGACCAGAGTGTTATCGCGGACGACACCCGTGATGTCATGGCAGCGTCTGGCCTCGCGCATATTTACTCGATTTCGGGGCTGCACCTGTCCATCGTTGCAGGCGGCATTTATTGGCTGTTGCGGCTCCTGATGGCAGCCGCTCCATCGCTCCCAACGGCTTTGCCGACAAAGAAGCTCGCTGCCCTTGGCGGACTGGTGGCGGCGTTCGGTTACCTCCTTCTCGCCGGCGGTGTCGGCAATGTACCGGCGTTCCGTTCGACCCTGATGCTGGCCCTTGTCTTCGGCGCAGTCCTTGCCGGGAGGCGGGCGCTGACTATGAGGAACGTGGCGTTTGCAGCCCTCGTCATCATTGCTATCGATCCAGCGAGCGTCTTCCGCGCCAGCTTTCAGTTGTCTTTCGCCGCCGTCGTCGCACTTATCGGCGCCTATGAGATGCCAAGGCGCAGTCCCGAGAGGGAGGCGGGCTGGGTCAACCGGCTATGGTCCCTAGTCTGGACGGCAGCGATGACCAGCTTCATCGCCGGAACGGCAACACTCGTGTTCTCTGCCTATCACTTCCAACAGACAGCGCCGCTCGGGGTAGTTGGCAATGTGCTCGTGCTGCCGCTCGTCAGCCTTGTTATTATGCCGTTTGCCGTTCTCTCAGTGCTTATGATGCCACTCGGTCTCGAAGCGCCCTTCGTCTCGATCATGGGCTGGGGCATAGACCGGATGTTCGATTGTGCGGTCTTGGTGGCCGGCTGGAGCAACGGCCTTACCGGTAACCCGCTGCTGACCAGTTCGGCTCTGCTCTTGAGCCTTGGGGCGCTTGCCTGGTTTGCGTATTTTCAGAACTGGTGGCGATTGATCGGCCCGGCACTTGCGGTCCCTTTGATCCTGCTCTTTGCACTAGACAGCCGGCCCGACATTCTTATCGCGGACAGCACCCAAGCCGTAGCGGTACGTGCCGATACAGGGCTGGGGCTTGCGACGGGGCGGACCGGAAGCTTCGCAGTCGACGCCTGGTCCGAGCACTTCCAAGAAGAAATCGCAGCGAGTGCAGACGCGACCACTTGCGACAGCCTGGGTTGCATCGTTCGAACGCCGCGCTTCACGGTGGCTGTCGTCAAGAACGTAGCAGCACTGCCCGATGATTGCGGTGCACATGACCTTTTGATCGCCCGTATCCCAGTTCCGGCGACCTGCACAGGCGGGCAGGTCATCGATGCAGATGACTTGGCTCGAGGCGGTGTTCACTGGTTGCGATGGCAGGACGGGGCAGGGCAGTTCGAAATCCGCCCCGCCATTTCTAATCTCAACCGGCCGTGGCGAGTCGCGCAACCGTGA
- the lexA gene encoding transcriptional repressor LexA, with protein MLTRKQHELLMFIHERMKESGIPPSFDEMKDALDLASKSGIHRLITALEERGFIRRLPNRARALEVVKLPDSMNPTLGGRRARFEPSVIEGNLGKVASPPSRISAGEDYARPISIPVMGRIAAGTPIEAIQSHSHTIAVPPEMLGPGEHYALEVRGDSMIEAGIFDGDTVLIKKQDQASTGEIIVALVDDEEATLKRLRRKGNTVALEAANPAYETRIFPPDRVKVQGRLVGLLRKY; from the coding sequence ATGCTGACGCGCAAACAACACGAGCTGCTGATGTTCATCCACGAACGGATGAAAGAAAGCGGCATTCCGCCGTCCTTCGATGAGATGAAGGATGCCCTCGATTTGGCGTCGAAATCCGGCATTCACCGGCTGATCACCGCCCTGGAAGAGCGCGGTTTTATCCGCCGCCTCCCCAATCGGGCGCGTGCGCTTGAAGTGGTCAAACTCCCGGACTCGATGAACCCAACGCTCGGTGGTCGCCGCGCCCGCTTCGAACCTTCAGTCATCGAAGGCAATCTCGGCAAGGTCGCTTCGCCCCCATCTCGCATCAGCGCCGGCGAGGACTATGCTCGGCCGATTTCCATCCCGGTCATGGGCCGCATTGCTGCCGGTACGCCCATTGAAGCTATCCAGAGCCACTCCCACACCATCGCCGTGCCACCGGAAATGCTGGGGCCCGGCGAGCACTACGCACTGGAAGTGCGCGGCGACTCGATGATCGAGGCAGGCATTTTCGACGGCGACACCGTGCTCATCAAGAAGCAGGATCAAGCCTCGACGGGCGAGATCATCGTGGCCTTGGTGGACGACGAGGAAGCAACCCTCAAGCGCCTGCGCCGCAAGGGGAACACTGTGGCACTGGAAGCGGCCAATCCGGCTTATGAAACCCGCATTTTCCCGCCGGACCGCGTCAAGGTGCAAGGTCGGCTGGTGGGCCTGCTGCGCAAGTACTGA
- a CDS encoding beta-galactosidase has protein sequence MTAPSLGVCYYPEHWPEDWWERDAARMAEVGIQWVRIGEFAWSRLEPTPGNLQFDWLIRAMDVLGQHGLKVVFGTPTATPPRWMIDKHPDMLPVDAQGRTKGFGSRRHYDFSHLGYREECRRIVQLLANAIGDHSALGAWQTDNEYGCHGTTYSYSKAARDGFRIWLAEKYGTVDALNAAWGNAFWSMEYNSFDQIELPNLLVCEPNPVHDLDFRRYASDQVSAFNKVQFDVLKARRADLPVIHNFMSRYTEFDHYDLGESIDIASWDSYPIGHLAVSDEPVEIKRQYLRQGDPDNAAFHHDLYRAVGHGRWWIMEQQPGPVNWGNFNPDPLPGMARLWAWEAFAHGAEVVSFFRWRQAPFAQEQMHAGLLRPDNEPAPAFLEAMQVAEELESTGLAGKASKGRVAIVYDYQSEWAWDIQPQAQGFSHGAHARALYAVFRKHGIDIDVLPPSTKSFDGYDILAIPALFAWNETLRAAISEFEGRVLIGPRSGSKTEDFSIPARLPPDLPSDLLDVKVLRVDSIPSDVEVEVNGGGAVHHWRERLETSAEVIIEDAKGWPVLVSQGRLFYLGASGNRALIQRVADHLVAEADLPILSLPAGVRCRVRGGFRVYVNYGAGAASLFPADDETGYVLGSADIPAAGVTVARLATAG, from the coding sequence ATGACCGCACCCAGCCTCGGCGTCTGCTATTATCCCGAACATTGGCCCGAGGACTGGTGGGAGCGTGACGCCGCCCGTATGGCCGAGGTGGGTATCCAATGGGTCCGCATCGGCGAGTTCGCCTGGTCGCGGCTGGAGCCCACGCCCGGCAACCTCCAGTTCGATTGGCTCATCCGAGCCATGGACGTGCTTGGACAGCATGGGCTCAAGGTCGTTTTCGGCACCCCGACCGCAACGCCGCCGCGCTGGATGATCGACAAGCATCCCGACATGCTGCCGGTCGATGCGCAGGGGCGAACGAAGGGTTTCGGCTCGCGCCGGCACTATGACTTTTCACATCTCGGCTATCGCGAGGAATGCCGGCGGATCGTGCAACTGCTCGCCAATGCCATCGGCGACCATTCGGCTTTGGGCGCGTGGCAGACCGATAACGAATATGGCTGCCACGGCACGACCTATTCCTACTCCAAGGCGGCTCGGGACGGCTTCCGCATTTGGCTGGCGGAGAAGTACGGCACCGTGGATGCGCTGAACGCCGCCTGGGGCAATGCCTTCTGGTCCATGGAATACAACAGCTTCGACCAGATCGAACTACCCAACCTCCTTGTTTGCGAGCCCAACCCCGTCCACGATCTGGATTTTCGCCGCTATGCGTCGGATCAGGTCAGCGCCTTCAACAAGGTGCAGTTCGACGTGCTCAAGGCTCGGCGCGCCGACCTGCCGGTCATCCACAATTTCATGAGCCGGTACACCGAGTTCGACCATTACGACCTCGGCGAGAGCATCGATATCGCGAGCTGGGATTCCTACCCGATCGGTCATCTGGCAGTCAGCGACGAACCGGTGGAGATCAAGCGGCAGTATCTTCGCCAGGGCGACCCCGACAACGCCGCTTTCCATCACGATCTCTATCGAGCCGTAGGCCACGGGCGCTGGTGGATCATGGAGCAGCAACCTGGGCCGGTGAACTGGGGAAATTTCAATCCCGATCCCCTGCCCGGCATGGCGCGGCTTTGGGCCTGGGAGGCATTTGCCCATGGTGCGGAAGTCGTCTCTTTTTTCCGGTGGCGGCAGGCCCCCTTTGCGCAGGAGCAGATGCATGCCGGCCTCTTGCGGCCCGATAATGAACCGGCGCCGGCGTTCCTTGAGGCGATGCAAGTCGCCGAGGAGCTTGAGAGTACCGGCCTTGCCGGAAAGGCTAGCAAGGGGCGCGTTGCGATCGTCTATGACTACCAAAGCGAGTGGGCTTGGGACATACAACCCCAGGCGCAAGGGTTCAGCCACGGCGCCCATGCCCGCGCGCTCTATGCGGTGTTCCGCAAGCACGGCATCGACATCGACGTTCTGCCGCCCTCGACCAAGAGCTTCGATGGCTATGATATCCTGGCCATACCGGCGCTGTTTGCCTGGAATGAAACCCTCCGGGCTGCCATATCCGAGTTCGAAGGGCGGGTGCTGATCGGGCCGCGCTCCGGGTCCAAGACCGAGGACTTCTCAATTCCCGCTCGCCTGCCACCGGACCTGCCCAGCGATCTGCTGGACGTAAAGGTTCTGCGGGTCGACAGCATTCCATCTGACGTGGAAGTGGAGGTGAATGGGGGCGGCGCCGTTCATCACTGGCGAGAACGGCTCGAGACCAGCGCCGAAGTCATCATCGAAGATGCCAAAGGCTGGCCCGTGCTGGTTTCGCAGGGCCGCCTCTTCTATCTCGGAGCAAGCGGTAATCGCGCGTTGATCCAGCGGGTAGCCGATCATCTTGTCGCTGAGGCTGACTTGCCGATCCTAAGCCTTCCTGCCGGCGTCCGGTGCCGGGTACGGGGTGGTTTCCGGGTCTATGTGAACTATGGTGCTGGCGCAGCATCGCTATTCCCGGCGGACGACGAGACCGGCTATGTGCTTGGCTCCGCCGACATACCGGCCGCCGGTGTCACGGTTGCGCGACTCGCCACGGCCGGTTGA
- a CDS encoding 2-dehydro-3-deoxygalactonokinase translates to MSAKMDWIAVDWGTSNLRVWGIAADGSVIFERRSDKGMGKLQRDQFAGVLMELLADTGQEGQPTEVLVCGMAGARQGWMEAPYLEAPTDLRDLAAGAVYPAMPDTRYRVAILPGVCQRGGNDNVMRGEETQLLGLAATYTDFAGVVCMPGTHSKWAVLDGTRIERFSTAMTGELFEVLRTQSVLRHSLQGDLDGPARAEGFEAGAMAGLKNPGQLLGRLFEIRAGSLLSDRQPDWCAGFLSGLLIGAEIGANRQLIGTAPVPLIGSPALCALYAQVLEWAGAKGESVDATTIVLAGLKAARDRTARSELI, encoded by the coding sequence TTGAGCGCCAAGATGGATTGGATAGCGGTGGACTGGGGCACATCCAACCTCAGGGTCTGGGGCATCGCTGCCGATGGCTCGGTGATTTTTGAGCGCCGCTCCGACAAAGGCATGGGCAAGCTCCAGCGCGACCAATTCGCTGGTGTTCTGATGGAGCTTCTCGCCGACACTGGACAAGAGGGCCAGCCCACTGAAGTCTTGGTTTGCGGCATGGCGGGCGCCCGGCAGGGTTGGATGGAGGCGCCATATTTGGAGGCACCTACCGATCTGCGCGATCTTGCTGCAGGCGCAGTATACCCAGCAATGCCAGACACTCGCTATCGAGTCGCAATCCTGCCTGGCGTCTGTCAGCGCGGCGGCAATGACAACGTCATGCGTGGTGAAGAGACACAGCTGCTTGGCCTCGCGGCCACTTACACGGACTTCGCGGGCGTTGTCTGCATGCCCGGCACTCACTCCAAATGGGCTGTGCTCGATGGCACAAGGATTGAGCGGTTCTCGACCGCCATGACCGGAGAGCTGTTCGAAGTCCTGCGCACGCAATCAGTGCTGCGGCACTCCTTGCAGGGTGATCTCGACGGCCCAGCACGCGCGGAAGGCTTCGAGGCAGGCGCGATGGCCGGGCTCAAGAATCCGGGTCAGCTGCTTGGGCGGCTGTTCGAGATCCGCGCCGGTTCGCTGCTGTCCGATCGCCAGCCCGACTGGTGCGCCGGTTTTCTATCCGGGCTACTCATCGGTGCTGAAATTGGCGCCAATCGGCAGCTGATCGGTACCGCTCCGGTACCGCTCATAGGCTCACCGGCTCTTTGCGCCCTATACGCGCAAGTGCTGGAGTGGGCCGGAGCAAAGGGTGAATCCGTGGACGCCACCACTATTGTACTCGCGGGATTGAAAGCCGCCCGTGACCGCACCGCTAGATCGGAATTGATCTGA
- the glp gene encoding gephyrin-like molybdotransferase Glp, which translates to MSLLPVDDALAQILSRVPPVTPEIVALPEAVGRVLADPIIATHDQPPFNASAMDGYAMRAADVSDGAQLRVVGMSQAGAAFSGSVGEGEAVRIFTGAPVPVGADTVIMQEEAVREGDLVRFTAPARLGHSIRPTGADFATGQTLVAAGTRLTPMQIAVAAAANCAGLTVAHRPQIALVATGDELVLPGTPLGPDQIVASNSFGLAAMLAPYAEAVTDHGIIVDDAALLRSRLGAALAAEPDILITTGGASVGEHDLVQGALKDLGVALDFWRINMRPGKPLMFGSNGRTLVFGLPGNPVSAMVTATVFIKPALRHWLGYDEPAHWRLPLVGPTPPNTARRHFMRARLVQTDAGPMLDPIAQTDSGHTSSLADADMLIVQPEHDPGQPARAVVEALPIDGF; encoded by the coding sequence ATGAGCCTTCTTCCGGTCGACGACGCGCTGGCCCAAATCCTCAGCCGTGTTCCCCCAGTAACGCCGGAAATTGTGGCCCTGCCCGAGGCGGTGGGCCGCGTCCTCGCCGACCCGATCATTGCCACGCACGACCAGCCGCCCTTCAATGCCAGCGCCATGGACGGTTATGCCATGCGGGCCGCGGACGTGAGCGACGGGGCGCAGCTTCGGGTCGTTGGCATGTCTCAGGCCGGCGCAGCCTTCAGCGGGTCTGTTGGGGAAGGAGAAGCGGTCCGCATCTTCACTGGCGCGCCAGTCCCCGTCGGCGCCGACACCGTGATCATGCAGGAAGAGGCGGTGCGCGAGGGCGACCTCGTCCGCTTCACGGCCCCTGCCCGGCTTGGCCACAGCATCCGCCCCACGGGTGCTGACTTCGCTACTGGTCAGACGCTGGTCGCGGCGGGCACGCGCCTCACGCCCATGCAGATCGCCGTGGCGGCTGCAGCCAATTGCGCCGGGCTAACCGTAGCCCACCGGCCGCAGATTGCCCTCGTGGCGACGGGCGATGAGCTTGTTCTCCCCGGTACTCCACTAGGTCCCGACCAGATCGTCGCCTCCAACAGCTTTGGGCTTGCTGCCATGCTCGCGCCCTATGCCGAGGCAGTGACGGATCACGGCATCATTGTTGATGACGCAGCCCTGCTGCGCTCTCGCCTGGGTGCGGCGCTGGCTGCCGAGCCGGACATCCTCATCACCACCGGCGGCGCGTCCGTGGGCGAGCACGACCTCGTCCAAGGTGCATTGAAAGATCTGGGTGTCGCGCTCGACTTCTGGCGCATCAACATGCGCCCCGGCAAGCCGCTGATGTTCGGCAGCAATGGACGAACCCTGGTGTTCGGCCTGCCGGGCAATCCCGTCTCGGCCATGGTCACGGCCACTGTTTTCATCAAGCCGGCACTCCGCCATTGGCTGGGCTACGACGAGCCTGCGCATTGGCGCCTGCCTCTCGTCGGCCCCACGCCGCCAAACACCGCGCGTCGGCACTTCATGCGGGCCCGCCTCGTGCAGACGGATGCCGGGCCGATGCTCGACCCGATCGCCCAAACCGATAGCGGGCACACCTCCTCGCTCGCAGATGCCGACATGCTGATCGTGCAACCCGAGCATGATCCCGGCCAGCCCGCCAGAGCAGTTGTCGAAGCACTACCGATAGACGGATTCTGA
- a CDS encoding 2-dehydro-3-deoxy-6-phosphogalactonate aldolase, whose protein sequence is MNHRHLIAILRGITPSETIPVCEQLIAAGVTMIEVPLNSPDALISIERAAEHLGGDAMIGAGTVLSVADVQAVASAGGTFVVSPDTNDQVIGETRRRNLLSYPGVFTPSDAFSAIRAGATGLKFFPAEVLGPKGIKAMRAVLPPELPVYAVGGANPDNFHEYFAAGCTGFGLGTFLYKPGVTASEVGDRAQKAVAAYDIGSTA, encoded by the coding sequence ATGAACCACAGACATCTCATTGCTATCCTTCGCGGCATCACGCCATCAGAAACTATCCCCGTCTGCGAGCAACTGATTGCCGCAGGCGTGACCATGATCGAGGTGCCGCTCAACTCACCCGATGCACTTATCAGCATCGAGCGGGCGGCCGAGCACCTGGGCGGCGATGCCATGATTGGCGCGGGAACCGTGCTGAGCGTGGCGGATGTGCAGGCCGTCGCCAGTGCGGGAGGCACATTCGTCGTATCGCCCGATACAAATGATCAGGTGATCGGCGAAACGAGACGCCGCAATCTCCTGTCCTACCCGGGTGTATTTACCCCCAGCGACGCCTTCTCTGCCATTCGGGCTGGCGCGACGGGGTTGAAGTTCTTCCCCGCTGAGGTGCTCGGTCCCAAGGGGATAAAGGCCATGCGTGCTGTGCTGCCTCCCGAACTGCCGGTTTATGCCGTGGGGGGAGCGAACCCGGACAATTTCCATGAATACTTCGCAGCTGGTTGCACTGGCTTCGGACTCGGCACCTTCCTCTATAAGCCTGGGGTCACCGCCAGCGAGGTTGGAGACCGGGCGCAGAAGGCTGTAGCTGCCTATGACATTGGGAGCACCGCATGA